A region of Salvelinus namaycush isolate Seneca chromosome 9, SaNama_1.0, whole genome shotgun sequence DNA encodes the following proteins:
- the LOC120053357 gene encoding acyl-coenzyme A thioesterase 11-like isoform X2 gives MVCRFFYTRLKSFVLLIHSCKCDLTVCRKVPFGRPVYWTSLLLLHEVACPASTRQSRVMSCEKGDGDPMEDPLFILESGEVYRNPTEVKMSQIVMPCHANHCGELSVGQLLKWMDSTACLSAERHAGSPCITASVDDIHFEHTIGVGQVVNIKAKVNRAFTSSMEVGITVNCEDLFSSCQWNVCNAFATFVARRTEEGKLKQVIPRTQTEQMEYSIAAERRRMRLTHAEIITDLLSSNTAQLGECQEYQGAVSAERTRVESVELVLPPHANHQVSTFGGQIMAWMENVATIAACRLCNAHPTLRTIDMFHFRGPSHIGDRLVLKAIVNNAFKHSMEVGVCAEAYQGAGALRHINSAFMTFEVLDKDRKPRTLPRIRPEPVDGKRRYQEAIARKKIRLDRKYIISCKQTEVPLSVPWDISNQMYLSYNNVSALKIMAARSNWMLSSEKNKVSLYTLEENQILCFKVETHVTVPAEQAFHLLSDLRRRHEWDRHYQKCDVIIQADEDDTIYRVATPCVSKGGKGQDFILLASRRKPCDSRDPYLIALRSVTLPTHPATEDYTRGEVLCAGFSIWEESNAVTKISYYNQATPGVLPYISNDIAGLSSSFYGTFHSCNKYLEENRDSLAVLPPSDL, from the exons ATGGTGTGCAGATTTTTTTACACGAGACTGAAAAGTTTTGTTTTGCTTATTCATTCATGCAAATGTGACCTGACCGTCTGCAGAAAAGTTCCCTTTGG TAGACCAGTCTATTGGACGTCACTGCTACTGCTCCACGAAGTCGCATGTCCGGCGAGCACGAGACAG TCCAGAGTCATGTCCTGTGAGAAGGGCGACGGAGACCCCATGGAGGATCCCCTCTTCATCCTGGAGAGTGGCGAGGTGTACAGGAACCCCACAGAGGTCAAGATGAGCCAAATCGTGATGCCCTGCCACGCCAACCACTGTGGAGAGCTCAGCGTAGGACAGCTGCTCAAGTGGATGGACTCCACAGCCTGCCTGTCTG CTGAAAGACACGCTGGGTCTCCCTGTATTACTGCCTCTGTTGACGACATCCACTTTGAGCACACTATAGG AGTTGGACAGGTTGTTAACATCAAGGCAAAAGTGAACAGAGCCTTCACATCCAGCATGGAG GTGGGCATCACGGTAAACTGTGAGGACCTGTTCAGTAGCTGCCAGTGGAATGTGTGCAATGCCTTTGCCACCTTTGTGGCGCGACGCACCGAGGAGGGGAAG CTGAAGCAGGTGATTCCACGGACGCAGACCGAGCAGATGGAGTACAGCATCGctgcagagaggaggaggatgagactGACTCATGCTGAGATCATCACAGACCTACTGAGCAGCAACACAGCTCAACTAG GAGAGTGTCAGGAATACCAGGGTGCGGTGTCAGCAGAGCGAACACGGGTGGAGAGTGTGGAGTTGGTGCTGCCTCCccatgccaaccaccaggtcagcACCTTCGGGGGTCAGATTATGGCCTGGATGGAGAACGTGGCCACCATCGCAGCATG TCGTCTGTGTAATGCTCACCCCACTCTGAGGACCATAGACATGTTCCACTTCCGGGGCCCGTCTCACATCGGTGACCGGCTGGTGCTAAAGGCCATTGTTAACAATGCCTTCAAACACAG TATGGAGGTGGGTGTATGTGCAGAGGCCTACCAGGGTGCGGGTGCATTGCGGCACATCAACAGCGCCTTCATGACCTTTGAGGTGCTGGACAAGGACAGGAAGCCACGTACATTACCCCGGATACGACCCGAACCTGTG GATGGGAAGAGGCGCTATCAGGAGGCTATTGCTAGGAAGAAGATCCGTCTGGATAG AAAGTACATAATCTCCTGCAAGCAAACGGAGGTTCCTCTGTCTGTGCCCTGGGACATCAGCAACCAG ATGTATCTCAGCTACAACAATGTGTCTGCACTGAAAATAATGGCTGCTCGAAGCAACTGGATGTTAAGCTCTGAGAAAAATAAG GTCAGCCTGTACACGCTGGAGGAGAACCAGATACTGTGTTTTAAGGTGGAGACTCATGTCACTGTCCCTGCTGAACAGGCATTCCATCTGCTCTCAGACCTGCGCAGGAGACATGAGTGGGACAGGCATTACCA AAAATGTGATGTGATCATCCAGGCAGATGAGGATGACACTATCTACCGCGTGGCCACTCCGTGTGTCAGTAAGGGGGGGAAGGGCCAGGACTTCATCCTCCTGGCCTCTAGGAGGAAGCCCTGTGACTCCAG GGACCCGTACCTGATTGCCCTGCGCTCTGTCACCCTGCCGACCCACCCTGCCACTGAGGACTACACCCGGGGGGAGGTGCTCTGTGCCGGCTTCAGTATCTGGGAGGAGTCCAACGCTGTCACCAAG ATCTCCTACTACAACCAAGCCACGCCAGGAGTCCTCCCTTACATCTCCAACGACATTGCAGGCCTTTCCTCAAGCTTCTACGGCACCTTCCACTCCTGCAACAAGTACCTGGAGGAGAACAGAGACAGCCTGGCCGTCCTGCCCCCCTCTGACCTGTGA
- the LOC120053357 gene encoding acyl-coenzyme A thioesterase 11-like isoform X3, with protein sequence MSCEKGDGDPMEDPLFILESGEVYRNPTEVKMSQIVMPCHANHCGELSVGQLLKWMDSTACLSAERHAGSPCITASVDDIHFEHTIGVGQVVNIKAKVNRAFTSSMEVGITVNCEDLFSSCQWNVCNAFATFVARRTEEGKVQLKQVIPRTQTEQMEYSIAAERRRMRLTHAEIITDLLSSNTAQLGECQEYQGAVSAERTRVESVELVLPPHANHQVSTFGGQIMAWMENVATIAACRLCNAHPTLRTIDMFHFRGPSHIGDRLVLKAIVNNAFKHSMEVGVCAEAYQGAGALRHINSAFMTFEVLDKDRKPRTLPRIRPEPVDGKRRYQEAIARKKIRLDRKYIISCKQTEVPLSVPWDISNQMYLSYNNVSALKIMAARSNWMLSSEKNKVSLYTLEENQILCFKVETHVTVPAEQAFHLLSDLRRRHEWDRHYQKCDVIIQADEDDTIYRVATPCVSKGGKGQDFILLASRRKPCDSRDPYLIALRSVTLPTHPATEDYTRGEVLCAGFSIWEESNAVTKISYYNQATPGVLPYISNDIAGLSSSFYGTFHSCNKYLEENRDSLAVLPPSDL encoded by the exons ATGTCCTGTGAGAAGGGCGACGGAGACCCCATGGAGGATCCCCTCTTCATCCTGGAGAGTGGCGAGGTGTACAGGAACCCCACAGAGGTCAAGATGAGCCAAATCGTGATGCCCTGCCACGCCAACCACTGTGGAGAGCTCAGCGTAGGACAGCTGCTCAAGTGGATGGACTCCACAGCCTGCCTGTCTG CTGAAAGACACGCTGGGTCTCCCTGTATTACTGCCTCTGTTGACGACATCCACTTTGAGCACACTATAGG AGTTGGACAGGTTGTTAACATCAAGGCAAAAGTGAACAGAGCCTTCACATCCAGCATGGAG GTGGGCATCACGGTAAACTGTGAGGACCTGTTCAGTAGCTGCCAGTGGAATGTGTGCAATGCCTTTGCCACCTTTGTGGCGCGACGCACCGAGGAGGGGAAG GTGCAGCTGAAGCAGGTGATTCCACGGACGCAGACCGAGCAGATGGAGTACAGCATCGctgcagagaggaggaggatgagactGACTCATGCTGAGATCATCACAGACCTACTGAGCAGCAACACAGCTCAACTAG GAGAGTGTCAGGAATACCAGGGTGCGGTGTCAGCAGAGCGAACACGGGTGGAGAGTGTGGAGTTGGTGCTGCCTCCccatgccaaccaccaggtcagcACCTTCGGGGGTCAGATTATGGCCTGGATGGAGAACGTGGCCACCATCGCAGCATG TCGTCTGTGTAATGCTCACCCCACTCTGAGGACCATAGACATGTTCCACTTCCGGGGCCCGTCTCACATCGGTGACCGGCTGGTGCTAAAGGCCATTGTTAACAATGCCTTCAAACACAG TATGGAGGTGGGTGTATGTGCAGAGGCCTACCAGGGTGCGGGTGCATTGCGGCACATCAACAGCGCCTTCATGACCTTTGAGGTGCTGGACAAGGACAGGAAGCCACGTACATTACCCCGGATACGACCCGAACCTGTG GATGGGAAGAGGCGCTATCAGGAGGCTATTGCTAGGAAGAAGATCCGTCTGGATAG AAAGTACATAATCTCCTGCAAGCAAACGGAGGTTCCTCTGTCTGTGCCCTGGGACATCAGCAACCAG ATGTATCTCAGCTACAACAATGTGTCTGCACTGAAAATAATGGCTGCTCGAAGCAACTGGATGTTAAGCTCTGAGAAAAATAAG GTCAGCCTGTACACGCTGGAGGAGAACCAGATACTGTGTTTTAAGGTGGAGACTCATGTCACTGTCCCTGCTGAACAGGCATTCCATCTGCTCTCAGACCTGCGCAGGAGACATGAGTGGGACAGGCATTACCA AAAATGTGATGTGATCATCCAGGCAGATGAGGATGACACTATCTACCGCGTGGCCACTCCGTGTGTCAGTAAGGGGGGGAAGGGCCAGGACTTCATCCTCCTGGCCTCTAGGAGGAAGCCCTGTGACTCCAG GGACCCGTACCTGATTGCCCTGCGCTCTGTCACCCTGCCGACCCACCCTGCCACTGAGGACTACACCCGGGGGGAGGTGCTCTGTGCCGGCTTCAGTATCTGGGAGGAGTCCAACGCTGTCACCAAG ATCTCCTACTACAACCAAGCCACGCCAGGAGTCCTCCCTTACATCTCCAACGACATTGCAGGCCTTTCCTCAAGCTTCTACGGCACCTTCCACTCCTGCAACAAGTACCTGGAGGAGAACAGAGACAGCCTGGCCGTCCTGCCCCCCTCTGACCTGTGA
- the LOC120053357 gene encoding acyl-coenzyme A thioesterase 11-like isoform X1 — protein sequence MVCRFFYTRLKSFVLLIHSCKCDLTVCRKVPFGRPVYWTSLLLLHEVACPASTRQSRVMSCEKGDGDPMEDPLFILESGEVYRNPTEVKMSQIVMPCHANHCGELSVGQLLKWMDSTACLSAERHAGSPCITASVDDIHFEHTIGVGQVVNIKAKVNRAFTSSMEVGITVNCEDLFSSCQWNVCNAFATFVARRTEEGKVQLKQVIPRTQTEQMEYSIAAERRRMRLTHAEIITDLLSSNTAQLGECQEYQGAVSAERTRVESVELVLPPHANHQVSTFGGQIMAWMENVATIAACRLCNAHPTLRTIDMFHFRGPSHIGDRLVLKAIVNNAFKHSMEVGVCAEAYQGAGALRHINSAFMTFEVLDKDRKPRTLPRIRPEPVDGKRRYQEAIARKKIRLDRKYIISCKQTEVPLSVPWDISNQMYLSYNNVSALKIMAARSNWMLSSEKNKVSLYTLEENQILCFKVETHVTVPAEQAFHLLSDLRRRHEWDRHYQKCDVIIQADEDDTIYRVATPCVSKGGKGQDFILLASRRKPCDSRDPYLIALRSVTLPTHPATEDYTRGEVLCAGFSIWEESNAVTKISYYNQATPGVLPYISNDIAGLSSSFYGTFHSCNKYLEENRDSLAVLPPSDL from the exons ATGGTGTGCAGATTTTTTTACACGAGACTGAAAAGTTTTGTTTTGCTTATTCATTCATGCAAATGTGACCTGACCGTCTGCAGAAAAGTTCCCTTTGG TAGACCAGTCTATTGGACGTCACTGCTACTGCTCCACGAAGTCGCATGTCCGGCGAGCACGAGACAG TCCAGAGTCATGTCCTGTGAGAAGGGCGACGGAGACCCCATGGAGGATCCCCTCTTCATCCTGGAGAGTGGCGAGGTGTACAGGAACCCCACAGAGGTCAAGATGAGCCAAATCGTGATGCCCTGCCACGCCAACCACTGTGGAGAGCTCAGCGTAGGACAGCTGCTCAAGTGGATGGACTCCACAGCCTGCCTGTCTG CTGAAAGACACGCTGGGTCTCCCTGTATTACTGCCTCTGTTGACGACATCCACTTTGAGCACACTATAGG AGTTGGACAGGTTGTTAACATCAAGGCAAAAGTGAACAGAGCCTTCACATCCAGCATGGAG GTGGGCATCACGGTAAACTGTGAGGACCTGTTCAGTAGCTGCCAGTGGAATGTGTGCAATGCCTTTGCCACCTTTGTGGCGCGACGCACCGAGGAGGGGAAG GTGCAGCTGAAGCAGGTGATTCCACGGACGCAGACCGAGCAGATGGAGTACAGCATCGctgcagagaggaggaggatgagactGACTCATGCTGAGATCATCACAGACCTACTGAGCAGCAACACAGCTCAACTAG GAGAGTGTCAGGAATACCAGGGTGCGGTGTCAGCAGAGCGAACACGGGTGGAGAGTGTGGAGTTGGTGCTGCCTCCccatgccaaccaccaggtcagcACCTTCGGGGGTCAGATTATGGCCTGGATGGAGAACGTGGCCACCATCGCAGCATG TCGTCTGTGTAATGCTCACCCCACTCTGAGGACCATAGACATGTTCCACTTCCGGGGCCCGTCTCACATCGGTGACCGGCTGGTGCTAAAGGCCATTGTTAACAATGCCTTCAAACACAG TATGGAGGTGGGTGTATGTGCAGAGGCCTACCAGGGTGCGGGTGCATTGCGGCACATCAACAGCGCCTTCATGACCTTTGAGGTGCTGGACAAGGACAGGAAGCCACGTACATTACCCCGGATACGACCCGAACCTGTG GATGGGAAGAGGCGCTATCAGGAGGCTATTGCTAGGAAGAAGATCCGTCTGGATAG AAAGTACATAATCTCCTGCAAGCAAACGGAGGTTCCTCTGTCTGTGCCCTGGGACATCAGCAACCAG ATGTATCTCAGCTACAACAATGTGTCTGCACTGAAAATAATGGCTGCTCGAAGCAACTGGATGTTAAGCTCTGAGAAAAATAAG GTCAGCCTGTACACGCTGGAGGAGAACCAGATACTGTGTTTTAAGGTGGAGACTCATGTCACTGTCCCTGCTGAACAGGCATTCCATCTGCTCTCAGACCTGCGCAGGAGACATGAGTGGGACAGGCATTACCA AAAATGTGATGTGATCATCCAGGCAGATGAGGATGACACTATCTACCGCGTGGCCACTCCGTGTGTCAGTAAGGGGGGGAAGGGCCAGGACTTCATCCTCCTGGCCTCTAGGAGGAAGCCCTGTGACTCCAG GGACCCGTACCTGATTGCCCTGCGCTCTGTCACCCTGCCGACCCACCCTGCCACTGAGGACTACACCCGGGGGGAGGTGCTCTGTGCCGGCTTCAGTATCTGGGAGGAGTCCAACGCTGTCACCAAG ATCTCCTACTACAACCAAGCCACGCCAGGAGTCCTCCCTTACATCTCCAACGACATTGCAGGCCTTTCCTCAAGCTTCTACGGCACCTTCCACTCCTGCAACAAGTACCTGGAGGAGAACAGAGACAGCCTGGCCGTCCTGCCCCCCTCTGACCTGTGA